From a region of the Triticum aestivum cultivar Chinese Spring chromosome 7D, IWGSC CS RefSeq v2.1, whole genome shotgun sequence genome:
- the LOC123171158 gene encoding uncharacterized protein yields the protein MSTDGLEVNGSGGANITGWKSVVFPVESQDSMSAPALELEKDEEAAVVGDGQRYEVCSEATSGWTRRVRLGKAPDERDMNPDRKTALELSVRAYAEKCEGHVINPTIGTEFDSLDEAYEFYNLYSWETGFGIRLAKSRLSVQRTRYQPLVSCNVLLFTKQKSWFFARAAESFFLGESGKSISGEFGGRPDRKSARKLTASWLVKRA from the exons ATGTCGACGGACGGACTGGAGGTCAACGG GAGCGGTGGAGCTAACATCACCGGATGGAAAAGTGTTGTGTTCCCGGTGGAATCCCAAGATTCCATGAGTGCTCCAGCCCTAGAGCTCGAGAAGGACGAAGAAGCAGCGGTGGTTGGAGATGGGCAGAGATACGAGGTGTGCTCTGAAGCTACAAGCGGCTGGACGAGGAG GGTGAGGCTCGGGAAAGCACCTGATGAGAGGGACATGAACCCCGACAGGAAAACAGCGCTTGAGCTGTCGGTCCGTGCTTATGCTGAAAAATGTGAAGGGCATGTCATCAATCCAACAATTGGCACGGAATTTGACTCGTTGGATGAGGCATATGAGTTCTACAATCTATATTCATGGGAAACTGGGTTTGGTATACGGCTGGCGAAGAGCAGGCTCAGTGTGCAGAGAACAAGAT ATCAACCGCTCGTGTCTTGCAATGTGCTTCTGTTTACCAAACAGAAATCTTGGTTTTTTGCACGAGCTGCTGAAAGTTTCTTCCTG GGTGAGAGTGGGAAAAGCATATCTGGAGAATTTGGAGGGAGGCCTGACCGAAAAAGTGCTCGCAAGCTAACTGCAAGCTGGTTGGTAAAGAGGGCTTGA
- the LOC123165198 gene encoding pre-rRNA-processing protein TSR1 homolog: MAGARSQVNKPHKTRFASKASRHSHKIDKVRSGKPAGSHRAAVKGARAARLQHSKAIRDQKRAALLKEKRSSNGSSSAPRVIVLCGLSSSANVGPLAEDLLIFAAGGDEKLTSNTVASPAYKLRTTVLQAPYGDLTSCMELAKVADLLAFVVSANSLYNSDSGNPIDEFGSQCLSVLRAVGLPSTAVFIRDLPSDTKSKQELKKAAVSFLSPELPEDCRFYAAETKDDLHMFMRLFKEQHLSSPHWRNQRPYVMSEEACIKPGDSMGLCTLLVSGYLRAHNLSVNQLVHVSGAGDFQLGQIDILKDPCPVSGRKNSDVMDSDDNQIQIIDTFVPDPLNQEPLLVENIPDPLAGEQTWPTEAEMEEAYESNKQRKVVKRKLPRGTSEYQAAWIVDDTDDEGDDSENDNPDGAGMVIDEKDHSEHDSDSSDIDAVSHFTEKFDQETIGGSEMGDDENLTKEQIEEDIKRIKESNADDEEFPDEVETPLDVPARKRFAKYRGLKSFRTSSWDPKESLPPEYARIFAFDKFTRTQKHVLAKRAELDEESSKDCARIGSYVMLHVKNVPTDVASKLCHPSRRLPVVVSGLLEHESKISVLHFSIKKHDSYEAPIRSKEPLIFNVGFRQFTARPLFSSDNINCNKHKMERFLHHGRFSIASVYAPISFPPVPLIVLKNIDGQQPVIAAVGTLKSVDPDQIILKKIVLTGYPQRVSKLKAMVRYMFHHPEDVRWFKPVELWTKHGKRGRIKETVGTHGSMKCIFNSSVQQHDTVCMSLFKRAFPKWPAQFYHQI, from the exons atggCCGGCGCGCGCTCGCAGGTCAACAAGCCGCACAAGACGCGCTTCGCCTCCAAGGCCTCCCGCCACTCGCACAAGATCG ACAAGGTCAGGAGCGGGAAGCCAGCGGGCAGCCACCGCGCCGCCGTCAAGGGCGCCCGTGCGGCGCGCCTCCAGCACAGCAAAGCG ATCCGTGATCAGAAACGCGCTGCCTTGCTAAAGGAGAAGCGGTCATCTAATGGCTCCTCAAGTGCACCCCGTGTTATT GTTCTTTGTGGCCTTTCCTCATCTGCAAATGTTGGACCACTTGCCGAAGATCTTTTGATATTTGCAGCAGGAGGAGACGAGAAACTGACTTCCAACACCGTTGCCTCTCCTGCCTATAAACTTCGAACCACG GTACTGCAAGCACCATATGGCGATCTCACCTCATGCATGGAACTGGCAAAG GTTGCTGATTTGTTAGCATTCGTAGTGTCAGCAAATTCATTATACAACAGCGATTCAGGCAATCCAATTGATGAGTTTGGATCACAATGTCTATCTGTTCTTCGAGCTGTGGGCTTACCTAGTACAGCTGTTTTCATTCGA GATCTTCCATCAGATACCAAAAGTAAGCAGGAATTGAAGAAAGCAGCAGTTTCTTTCCTTTCTCCAGAGCTGCCTGAAGATTGCAGGTTCTATGCAGCAGAAACTAAGGATGATTTGCATATG TTCATGCGGCTTTTCAAGGAGCAACATCTTTCATCACCACATTGGAGAAATCAGAGACCCTATGTTATGTCTGAGGAG GCCTGCATAAAACCAGGTGACAGTATGGGATTGTGCACCTTGCTTGTGTCTGGATATCTGCGGGCCCACAATCTTTCAGTGAATCAGCTT GTACATGTGTCAGGTGCTGGTGATTTTCAGTTAGGACAAATTGATATCCTCAAGGATCCATGTCCTGTTAGTGGGAGGAAAAACTCCGATGTAATGGATTCAGATGATAATCAAATTCAG ATTATTGATACCTTCGTTCCAGACCCCTTGAATCAGGAACCATTACTTGTTGAAAATATTCCAGATCCTCTTGCAGGAGAGCAG ACTTGGCCAACAGAAGCTGAGATGGAGGAAGCCTATGAAAGCAATAAACAAAGAAAAGTTGTAAAGAGGAAACTTCCTCGCGGCACATCAGAATACCAG GCTGCTTGGATTGTTGATGATAcagatgatgaaggtgatgattcTGAGAATGACAATCCAGATGGTGCTGGAATGGTAATTGATGAGAAAGATCACTCAGAGCACGACAGCGATAGTTCAGATATAGATGCAGTGTCTCACTTCACAGAGAAATTTGATCAAGAAACTATTGGGGGTTCTGAGATGGGA GATGATGAAAATCTTACCAAAGAGCAGATTGAGGAAGACATCAAGAGAATCAAAGAATCTAATGCTGATGATGAAG AATTTCCTGATGAGGTGGAGACACCCTTAGATGTCCCGGCAAGAAAAcgttttgcaaaatacagaggacTAAAATCATTTAGGACATCATCCTGGGATCCTAAG GAATCTTTGCCACCTGAATATGCAAGAATATTTGCATTCGATAAGTTTACACGAACACAAAAACATGTGCTTGCTAAAAGGGCTGAGCTAGATGAAGAAAGCTCAAAGGATTGTGCCCGAATAGGATCATATGTTATGCTTCACGTGAAAAATGTTCCTACAGATGTTGCCTCCAAACTTTGTCATCCATCAAGAAGATTACCTGTTGTTGTTTCTGGTCTTCTTGAACATGAGTCGAAAATTTCAGTTCTTCATTTCAG CATAAAAAAGCATGACTCCTATGAAGCTCCCATCAGAAGTAAGGAACCTCTTATTTTCAATGTTGGATTCCGGCAGTTTACGGCAAG GCCACTATTTTCATCTGACAACATCAATTGCAATAAGCATAAGATGGAGAGATTTTTACATCATGGGCGATTTTCTATTGCCTCCGTCTATGCTCCAATTTCCTTTCCACCCGTTCCTCTGATTGTTTTGAAGAACATAGATGGGCAACAACCTGTCATTGCTGCAGTAGGTACACTGAAAAGTGTGGATCCTGACCAGATTATTCTCAAAAAAATTGTTTTGACTGG GTATCCCCAGAGAGTCTCGAAACTCAAAGCAATGGTGCGGTACATGTTCCACCACCCGGAAGACGTCAGATGGTTCAAG CCTGTTGAGCTGTGGACGAAACATGGCAAACGCGGCCGGATCAAGGAGACTGTCGGCACTCACG GTTCGATGAAATGCATATTCAACAGCAGCGTCCAGCAGCACGATACCGTGTGCATGAGCTTGTTCAAACGAGCTTTCCCCAAATGGCCAGCACAATTCTATCATCAGATATAA